One stretch of Saccharopolyspora erythraea DNA includes these proteins:
- a CDS encoding PrpF domain-containing protein, with amino-acid sequence MHIPATLVRGGTSKCWLFAESDLPGTVDDLEALLVNAYGAADPVQLDGVGGATPTTSKAAVIRPSAVPGVHVDYLFGQVGIGIGRVEWGSNCGNCATAIALWSVSTGLVAVAGDVTRVAMRNVNTGAVLEAEVDTTGGRVHEFGTQTVPGTRAGGVAVGLKFLNPCGGVTGSTSPTGHVAEELEAAGITARASMLDAGAPMVLLDAAALGRTGTEGLDEIGDLVDVLRRFRHRAAHGMGLAARGDAPDDAVPKVGIVGSPASYRTWLGDEVGAEDYDVAVRMLSMNSPHPAVGLTSAVGVAVANLLAGSVVHAASAAPGATELRIGTPAGVVAVTSGEPAPSGPRWITIRRAARILCQADILVPEPAMV; translated from the coding sequence GTGCACATTCCCGCGACGTTGGTCCGCGGCGGTACCAGCAAGTGCTGGTTGTTCGCCGAATCCGATCTACCCGGAACCGTGGACGATCTGGAGGCGCTGCTGGTCAACGCCTACGGGGCTGCCGACCCGGTGCAGCTCGACGGCGTGGGTGGCGCTACGCCGACGACGTCGAAAGCCGCCGTCATCCGCCCTTCCGCCGTGCCCGGCGTGCATGTCGACTACCTCTTCGGACAGGTCGGTATCGGGATCGGCCGTGTGGAGTGGGGGAGCAACTGTGGCAATTGCGCTACTGCGATCGCACTGTGGTCGGTGTCCACTGGCCTGGTTGCTGTTGCAGGGGATGTGACGCGGGTTGCCATGCGCAACGTCAACACGGGTGCGGTGCTGGAGGCCGAGGTCGACACCACCGGCGGTCGTGTGCACGAGTTCGGTACTCAGACCGTGCCCGGAACCCGGGCCGGGGGAGTGGCGGTGGGGCTGAAGTTCCTGAATCCCTGCGGAGGCGTGACCGGGTCGACCTCGCCCACGGGGCACGTCGCCGAGGAACTGGAGGCGGCAGGAATCACGGCTCGCGCCAGCATGCTCGACGCCGGCGCACCCATGGTCCTGCTCGACGCCGCGGCCCTCGGCCGAACAGGAACCGAAGGCCTCGACGAGATCGGCGACCTGGTCGACGTACTGCGCCGGTTCCGGCACCGAGCCGCCCACGGCATGGGGCTGGCCGCACGCGGCGATGCCCCGGACGACGCGGTACCGAAAGTCGGCATCGTCGGCAGCCCGGCGTCCTACCGGACGTGGCTGGGCGACGAGGTCGGTGCCGAGGACTACGACGTGGCGGTGCGGATGCTGTCCATGAACTCACCGCACCCGGCTGTCGGGCTGACCTCCGCGGTCGGTGTCGCGGTCGCCAACCTGCTCGCTGGATCCGTCGTGCACGCCGCCTCGGCCGCCCCCGGAGCGACTGAGCTGCGGATCGGGACTCCAGCCGGTGTCGTCGCCGTCACCAGCGGTGAACCGGCCCCCTCCGGGCCGCGGTGGATCACCATCCGCCGTGCGGCCCGCATCCTCTGCCAGGCCGACATCTTGGTTCCCGAGCCGGCCATGGTCTAA
- a CDS encoding helix-turn-helix domain-containing protein: MTALSGVDMAGFRIRGPVELRAIPHPAITVAVEFGDRPFDIHGATGRMRLESLAAGLAFSAFQVCAEGIACIQIRLSPLAACPLLGLPLAELGGSVIALDDLWGRDTPRLRERLHQARTWPERFALIDAELSARLHAGREVEPEVAWAWRQIVASHGRARVSDLAAGTGWSRQRLWSRFGSRIGLTPKRAAMLVRFDHAVHRLVRGHAPAGVAAEGGYADQSHLHHDVRAFTGTTPTAAANEPWLAADDTAWPSHGGLFPEGGEPRRHLPRAQGSRV; this comes from the coding sequence CATCACCGTGGCCGTCGAGTTCGGTGACCGCCCGTTCGACATCCACGGCGCGACCGGCCGAATGCGGTTGGAGAGCTTGGCCGCCGGGCTCGCCTTCAGCGCGTTCCAGGTGTGCGCCGAGGGCATCGCATGCATCCAGATTCGCCTGTCTCCGCTTGCCGCGTGCCCCTTGCTCGGGCTCCCGCTCGCCGAGTTGGGCGGTAGCGTCATCGCGCTTGATGACTTGTGGGGCCGCGACACGCCGCGCCTTCGAGAGCGGCTGCACCAGGCGCGAACGTGGCCCGAGCGCTTCGCGCTGATCGACGCGGAGCTGTCTGCCCGGCTTCACGCGGGCCGGGAGGTCGAGCCCGAGGTGGCCTGGGCCTGGCGCCAGATCGTGGCCAGCCACGGCCGAGCCCGCGTGAGCGACCTCGCGGCCGGGACCGGATGGAGTCGGCAGCGCCTGTGGTCGCGCTTCGGCTCACGGATCGGCCTGACACCCAAACGCGCCGCCATGCTGGTCCGCTTCGACCACGCCGTCCATCGCCTGGTCCGCGGGCACGCCCCCGCCGGGGTGGCGGCGGAGGGTGGCTATGCCGACCAGTCCCACCTCCACCACGACGTCCGCGCGTTCACCGGGACAACCCCCACCGCCGCCGCGAACGAGCCATGGCTGGCCGCCGACGACACAGCCTGGCCATCGCACGGCGGGCTGTTCCCGGAGGGGGGAGAGCCCCGCCGTCACCTGCCGCGTGCTCAGGGCTCACGGGTGTAG
- a CDS encoding SLC13 family permease, with amino-acid sequence MISIVALGVMFVVATVMPINIGILAFIASFIVGTASLGLSEDEIFEGFPVELFVTIVGVTYLFSVARRNGTIELLVQGGVKLVRGRVALVPWVLFGIAAVLTAFGTFTPAAVALLAPIGMNFAYRFRINQLMIGMMVISGAHAGAFSPIAVSGALVLGMLDHTPLHVAPYALLLASFGFNLLLSVLTFVLLRRRNPESRPEPTDVDDEGTAGSKITWRQGLTLVALAGLVVGALVFHLEIGFLALAAGAVLTVLDMKNQAKATEGISWSTILLVAGMVTYVGILEKAGTIDKISHGAAGMGAPLLVALLLCFAVAVTSAFASSTAILTAIIPIAVPLLLGSHLSAVGLVAALAISTTIVDTSPFSTNGALVLSNARGVDRNRFYKQILVFTGGIVGAGPFLAWGLLVLPGVL; translated from the coding sequence ATGATCTCCATCGTGGCGCTCGGCGTCATGTTCGTCGTGGCCACCGTGATGCCCATCAACATCGGGATCCTGGCCTTCATCGCCTCCTTCATCGTCGGCACCGCCTCGCTCGGGCTCAGCGAAGACGAGATCTTCGAAGGTTTCCCCGTCGAGCTGTTCGTGACCATCGTCGGCGTCACCTACCTGTTCTCGGTGGCCCGCCGCAACGGAACGATCGAGCTGCTGGTGCAGGGCGGGGTCAAACTCGTGCGCGGCAGGGTAGCGCTCGTACCGTGGGTGCTGTTCGGCATCGCCGCGGTGCTCACCGCGTTCGGGACGTTCACTCCGGCCGCGGTCGCGCTGCTGGCGCCGATCGGAATGAACTTCGCCTACCGGTTCCGGATCAACCAGCTCATGATCGGCATGATGGTGATCAGCGGCGCGCACGCGGGGGCGTTCTCGCCGATCGCGGTCTCCGGCGCGCTGGTGCTGGGCATGCTCGACCACACCCCGCTGCACGTCGCGCCGTACGCATTGTTGCTGGCCAGTTTCGGCTTCAACCTCCTGCTGTCGGTGCTGACCTTCGTCCTGCTGCGCCGGAGGAATCCCGAGTCACGGCCCGAGCCGACGGATGTCGACGACGAAGGCACGGCGGGTTCGAAGATCACATGGCGGCAGGGGCTCACGCTGGTCGCCCTGGCCGGCCTCGTGGTGGGCGCGCTCGTCTTCCACTTGGAGATCGGTTTCCTCGCGCTTGCCGCTGGTGCGGTGCTGACGGTGCTGGACATGAAGAATCAGGCCAAGGCGACCGAGGGCATCAGCTGGTCCACCATCCTGCTCGTCGCGGGCATGGTGACCTACGTCGGGATTCTGGAGAAGGCGGGCACCATCGACAAGATCTCGCACGGCGCCGCGGGAATGGGCGCACCGCTGCTCGTCGCCCTGCTGCTGTGCTTCGCGGTGGCGGTGACCTCGGCATTCGCCTCTTCCACCGCGATCCTGACCGCGATCATCCCGATCGCAGTACCCCTGCTGCTGGGCAGCCACCTCAGCGCTGTCGGGCTGGTGGCCGCGCTGGCGATCTCGACCACGATCGTCGACACCTCGCCGTTTTCGACCAACGGCGCACTGGTGCTCAGCAACGCCCGGGGTGTCGACCGCAACCGCTTCTACAAGCAGATCCTGGTTTTCACCGGCGGAATCGTCGGTGCCGGGCCATTTCTGGCGTGGGGCTTGCTCGTCCTGCCCGGCGTGCTTTGA
- the rutA gene encoding pyrimidine utilization protein A: MSESAPQYQPSFELNKNIVLEAERQDFAFALSMIKLRGFGGKTEFWDYNLESFTLMAGLAAVTDRIKLYASTAVLTLPPALVARMATTIDSIAPGRFGINIVSGWAKAEYDQMGLWPGDEYFTYRYDYATEYVQVMRDLLTTGVCTLEGEHFSMQDCRLEPRPSGQIDIVCAGQSERGMQFCAEMGDYNFILSPGINTPETYEAPVRRLAEKAKSTGRDVGSLPLFMLIMDETDEAAQAKWESYRSGADLEALGYMSDQGSKDTTADAGGTARTINLPEGAVNLNMATLVGSYETVARQLDKVARMPGVEGMMFTFDDFESGVRNFGEKVKPLLG, encoded by the coding sequence ATCTCGGAAAGCGCACCCCAGTACCAGCCCTCGTTCGAGCTGAACAAGAACATCGTGCTCGAGGCGGAGCGTCAGGACTTCGCCTTCGCGCTGTCGATGATCAAGCTCCGTGGTTTCGGGGGCAAGACGGAGTTCTGGGACTACAACCTCGAATCCTTCACGTTGATGGCGGGGTTGGCCGCTGTCACAGACCGCATCAAGCTTTACGCGTCCACGGCTGTGCTGACCCTGCCGCCCGCGCTGGTGGCCCGGATGGCCACGACCATCGACTCCATCGCACCGGGCCGCTTCGGCATCAACATCGTGTCCGGATGGGCCAAGGCCGAATACGACCAGATGGGGCTGTGGCCGGGCGATGAGTACTTCACGTACCGCTACGACTACGCCACCGAATACGTTCAGGTGATGCGCGACCTGTTGACCACTGGAGTGTGCACTTTGGAAGGTGAGCACTTCAGCATGCAGGACTGCCGGCTGGAGCCACGGCCGTCGGGGCAGATCGACATCGTCTGTGCGGGCCAGTCCGAGCGCGGTATGCAGTTCTGCGCGGAGATGGGTGACTACAACTTCATCCTCAGCCCCGGTATCAACACGCCCGAAACCTACGAGGCGCCGGTGCGACGGCTGGCGGAGAAGGCGAAGAGCACCGGCCGGGACGTCGGATCGTTGCCGCTGTTCATGCTGATCATGGACGAAACCGACGAGGCGGCTCAGGCGAAGTGGGAATCCTACCGCTCCGGGGCGGACCTGGAAGCCCTCGGATACATGTCCGACCAGGGGTCGAAGGACACCACCGCCGACGCGGGCGGAACCGCCCGCACGATCAACCTTCCCGAAGGGGCGGTCAACCTGAACATGGCCACGCTGGTCGGCTCCTACGAAACCGTCGCGCGTCAGCTCGACAAGGTGGCGCGGATGCCCGGTGTCGAGGGCATGATGTTCACCTTCGACGACTTCGAGAGCGGCGTGCGGAACTTCGGTGAGAAGGTGAAGCCGCTGCTGGGCTGA
- a CDS encoding alpha/beta fold hydrolase, which translates to MVPVDDTALAVTDTGGPGIPVIYLNGQFATQGYWRRVIAELGTGLRHITYDERARGRKSQRSADYSFEAAVRDVDAVLAARGVDRALVVGWSYGAFVAAHWASRNPDRCSGAVLVDGAQPHDWLDEVTEEGARKMFRRLSWIMWLLRPTGLTPRMNAEQMANSNIELGELARERELGPVMDNITVPTRYVVASGTSFGSKGDQQERIRASLPEVTARNPNIKIHAKVPSNHGAILRKDFRAVAEAVREVAPLDHSRH; encoded by the coding sequence ATGGTGCCGGTGGACGACACGGCCCTCGCGGTCACCGACACCGGCGGTCCCGGCATCCCTGTTATCTACCTCAACGGCCAGTTCGCCACTCAGGGGTACTGGCGGCGTGTCATCGCCGAACTGGGGACGGGATTGCGGCACATCACCTACGACGAGCGTGCCCGCGGCAGAAAGTCGCAGCGCTCGGCGGACTATTCCTTCGAGGCCGCCGTTCGGGACGTCGATGCCGTTCTCGCGGCCCGCGGTGTGGACCGGGCGCTGGTGGTGGGCTGGTCCTACGGGGCGTTCGTCGCGGCACACTGGGCCAGCCGGAACCCGGACCGTTGCTCGGGCGCGGTCCTGGTCGACGGCGCGCAACCCCACGACTGGCTCGACGAGGTCACGGAGGAGGGGGCACGCAAGATGTTCCGGCGGTTGAGCTGGATCATGTGGCTGCTGCGCCCGACCGGCCTGACCCCGCGGATGAATGCCGAACAGATGGCGAACAGCAACATCGAACTCGGCGAGCTCGCCCGCGAACGCGAACTCGGCCCCGTGATGGACAACATCACCGTCCCGACCCGGTATGTGGTCGCTTCGGGGACGTCGTTCGGAAGCAAGGGTGACCAGCAAGAACGCATCCGCGCCAGCCTCCCCGAGGTGACCGCCCGCAACCCCAACATCAAAATCCACGCGAAGGTCCCCAGCAACCACGGCGCCATCCTGCGCAAGGACTTCCGCGCCGTCGCCGAGGCCGTACGCGAGGTCGCTCCCCTCGACCACAGCCGGCACTGA
- a CDS encoding LysR family transcriptional regulator translates to MLDVRRVLLLVEASDRGSLTAAAEALGITPSAASQQMSRLESEVGQPLLHRLPRGVQLTDAGRALADRGRAIRRELRGAQADLESFAQLDRGTLRLGSFPTASASLLPLALTRFSRKHPAMHTTVRSALLAELLELLHTGEIELALLWDYDWNRVDDDSMEIEHLLDDPTVLVVPANSELLDEPEISLADLAGQEWIIRADNHPVAEVLRRSCRLAGFEPGISYESHDYQEAQAMVAAGLGIAIAPRLALTNRRHDVRLVNFATDVPAPTRRILLARMASRTPTPAAATMAEIVQAVAAKFADSNLHRMQLGTVRRN, encoded by the coding sequence ATGCTCGACGTGCGCAGGGTGCTGCTCCTCGTGGAGGCATCCGACCGCGGATCCCTCACCGCGGCGGCGGAGGCACTGGGGATCACGCCCTCGGCTGCCTCGCAGCAGATGTCGCGGCTGGAGTCCGAAGTCGGTCAGCCGCTGCTGCACCGGCTACCGCGGGGTGTCCAACTCACCGACGCGGGTCGTGCGCTCGCGGATCGTGGACGCGCCATCCGGCGCGAGCTGCGGGGTGCGCAGGCAGACCTGGAGTCGTTCGCGCAGCTCGACAGGGGAACCCTCCGGCTGGGATCGTTCCCGACAGCCAGCGCCTCACTGCTTCCGCTGGCGCTGACGCGGTTCTCCCGCAAGCACCCGGCGATGCACACCACCGTGCGATCGGCGTTGCTCGCCGAACTGCTCGAACTGCTGCACACCGGCGAGATCGAACTGGCGTTGCTGTGGGACTACGACTGGAACCGGGTCGATGACGACTCCATGGAGATCGAGCACCTGCTCGACGACCCGACGGTCCTGGTGGTCCCGGCGAACTCGGAGCTGCTGGACGAGCCGGAGATCAGCCTGGCAGACCTCGCGGGGCAGGAGTGGATCATCCGGGCCGACAACCACCCGGTCGCCGAGGTTCTGCGGCGCAGTTGCCGGCTCGCCGGGTTCGAACCCGGGATCTCCTACGAATCGCACGACTACCAGGAGGCGCAGGCAATGGTGGCCGCGGGACTGGGAATCGCGATCGCACCCCGGCTGGCGCTGACCAACCGCCGCCACGACGTCCGGCTGGTGAACTTCGCCACCGACGTCCCAGCTCCGACCCGCCGAATCCTGTTGGCACGCATGGCAAGCCGGACCCCGACACCGGCCGCGGCAACGATGGCCGAGATCGTCCAGGCGGTCGCGGCGAAATTCGCCGACTCCAACCTCCACCGCATGCAGCTGGGCACGGTCAGACGAAACTAG
- a CDS encoding PadR family transcriptional regulator translates to MGKQATEMLKGTLEGIVLAILSGRPAYGYEITTWLRDQGFSDIAEGTVYALLVRLEHRGFVDVEKVPSEKGPPRKVYSLNAQGQEYLEEFWRTWSFLTERLEQLREGGR, encoded by the coding sequence ATGGGCAAGCAGGCGACGGAGATGCTCAAGGGAACACTGGAGGGCATCGTCCTCGCGATCCTGTCCGGCCGGCCCGCCTACGGCTACGAGATCACGACGTGGCTGCGCGATCAGGGCTTCTCCGACATCGCCGAAGGGACCGTCTACGCGCTGCTGGTCAGGCTCGAGCACCGCGGCTTCGTCGACGTGGAGAAGGTCCCCTCCGAGAAGGGGCCGCCGCGCAAGGTGTACTCCCTCAACGCTCAGGGACAGGAATACCTCGAAGAGTTCTGGAGGACGTGGAGCTTCCTCACCGAACGGCTCGAACAGCTCCGCGAAGGAGGCAGATGA
- a CDS encoding DUF1048 domain-containing protein translates to MTMSDAEKGGFISKVIGPKRRWRQYKARVRQLPPNYRTAVEAIERYLMHFVPTDDDNAASMFEDLADLFEQAAADGTSIREIVGNDPGEFAEVFVQNYSEGGYVPTRARKRLTDAISRAEEEKPR, encoded by the coding sequence ATGACCATGTCCGACGCTGAAAAGGGCGGTTTCATCTCAAAGGTGATCGGCCCCAAGCGGCGGTGGCGGCAGTACAAGGCTCGCGTGAGACAACTTCCGCCGAACTACCGCACGGCGGTCGAAGCGATCGAGCGGTACCTGATGCACTTCGTGCCGACCGACGACGACAACGCTGCGTCGATGTTCGAAGACCTCGCCGACCTGTTCGAACAGGCCGCGGCGGACGGAACGTCGATCCGCGAGATCGTCGGGAATGACCCGGGGGAGTTCGCCGAGGTGTTCGTCCAGAACTACTCGGAGGGTGGCTACGTCCCCACCCGTGCGCGGAAGCGGCTGACCGACGCCATCTCGCGCGCCGAGGAAGAGAAGCCCCGATGA